The Streptomyces sp. NBC_01463 DNA window CGGCCACCCGCACCCCGTGGAAGTACGGGATCTCGACGGGCCGCCCAATCCCGTACAAGTGACTGTTCCGTCCGGCGCTCCGGAGGCTCAATGGGAGTCCATCCGAGCCGCGTTGGAGGTTCCGTGACATCCGCCCCGCCCACCGTGTCCACCCGGGCGCCCGCCCCCGCACAGGGCACGCCCACCCCCGCGTCGCACAGAATGCTGCCCATCCTCCAGACGGCACACCAGCACGCCGACGCCAAGGCCGGCATCCTCTCCGCCGTGCAGGCGGCACTCGTGGGGACGGCGGGCGCGTGGAGCGAGGCGGCGGTCGACGGATGGCGGCGGGGCGGCCCGCTCGGCTGGACGGCGGGGGTGCTCCTGATCCTCTTCGCCTGCGGCCTCTTCGGCGGCGCGGCCTCGCTCGCCCTGGCGCTCCGGCCGCGCGTCTGGCGGTCCACCGGCCCCAACGACTACAGCTTCGCCCAACTGGCCGCCGCCACCGACCCACCACGGCCCGCACCGGC harbors:
- a CDS encoding DUF5706 domain-containing protein, with translation MTSAPPTVSTRAPAPAQGTPTPASHRMLPILQTAHQHADAKAGILSAVQAALVGTAGAWSEAAVDGWRRGGPLGWTAGVLLILFACGLFGGAASLALALRPRVWRSTGPNDYSFAQLAAATDPPRPAPAPAPTPTSAAEDDRQLRAMIRFLSDVALRKYRCVTAAVVCTAVMGTTAGLCLLLRPALG